The Mycobacterium seoulense genomic interval GCGCAGCTGGAAGCCCAGTACGGAGAGTATTGGGCGCAGGACGCCGGCGCGATGTACAGCTATGCGGCTCAGTCGGCGACGGCCACCAAGAGCCTGTCGACGTTTCAGTCCGCACCGAAGATCACCAACGACGCCGGCACGGCCACCCAGGCCGGGACGGTCGCCCGGACCACGGCCAGCACCGCCGCGGGCAACACGGCCAACACCGCGCAAAACGCGGCGACGACCACCGCGACCGCGGCCCCTCAGCTCGCGGCCGCGACAACGCAGACGGATCCGTTCAGCGAGATCTGGTTCCTGCTGACCGGGCAGTCCGTCTTGCCGACGAACCTGGGGGCGCTCGTGAACGGCTACACCCCGTTCGCCGGCCTCTTCTATAACACCGAGGGTCTGCCGTACTTCAGTGTCGGTATGGGCAACTTCGGTGTGCAGATGGCCAAGACCCTGGGAGTGATCGGCGGTGCGGCCCCGGCGGCGGCCAAGGCCCTGCCCGGCCTGGGCGGGCTGGGTGGCCTGCTCGGCGGTGGTGCCGGAGCGGTGCACCCGGCGGCGGCCATCGGCGGGGCCGCCTCCATCGGCGGCAAGCTGTCGGTGCCGGTGGCCTGGACCGGCGGCCCGGCGATCCCGGCGATGACCCACTCGGCGATTCCGGTCAGCGCCATCAGCGCAGCGCCCGAGGCCGGGGGACCGGGCAACCTGCTCGGTGGCATGCCCCTGGCCGGCGTCGGCAGCGGCACCCACGCCGGTGCCGGACCCCGATACGGGTTCCGCCCCACCGTCATGGCCCGACCCCCCTTCGCCGGATAACCCCGTTGATGGCTCGACATGACCTACGGGTTAACAGAGGGGGTCGGACGCGGGCGGGGACGCCGCGGTCCCGGGCCCGTCGCGATGAGGCTTGGGGCCATCGCGGGCGGCCCATCCACCGGTTGCTAGCGGATCGTCGGGAGATAACGGCAAACGGATTTTTAAGGGGCTTGCCCTGCGGCAGCGCCCCGGCAGGCGTCGACCAGGTTCTTTACCCACCGACTGCGTCACAGTTTGCTGTGACGAAGCTGAAAGGGAGGCGGTCCGGGCCAAACGCTGTTACTGTGGCGTTACTAAAAATGAATTCGTCGTACCGTCACGTGAACAGTTGCAAACAGGCGGCTTCCGAAAGAGCTTCACAGGCCGCTGTCATCTACTCTCTGCAGAGTCGGGGATTGAACTTAGGAGGGAATCAAGCATGTCTTTCGTGACCACACAGCCGGAGGCTTTGGCTGCGGCGGCCGGAAACCTGCAGGCCATTGGCTCAACGCTGAGCGCTCAGAACGCGGCTGCCGCCGCCCCCACGACCGGGGTGGTTCCGGCTGCGGCCGACGAGGTGTCGGCGCTGACGGCGGCGCAGTTCGCGGCGCACGCGCAGATGTACCAGGCGGTCAGCGCTCAGGCCGCCGCCATTCACGAGGCGTTCGTGAACACTCTGTCGATGAGCTCGGGCTCCTACGCTGCGACCGAGGCAGCCAACGCAGCTGCTGCGGGCTGATCGGACCGGCGGTTGGATGGTTTGGGGACGGACGTCATCGACGTGGTCTTCCGCCGCCCGACCGCCCAGCTACCGATGATCTCGGGGGCTGACGGCCGGACAACTCAAACGCCGGGGTTCGGGTTTGACGTCCGTCTCACCGTGTTACAGCGACCGGTGGCCGCCGGCTGACGGGAAGGGGGGATCATCCTTTTGTATTCGGCTCGGCGGTTCGCCAGCGCGTGACCGGTCCGGCCATCGTCGTAACCACAGCAAGTATCTGAGTACTCACTTATTAAGGAGACAGCCAGCATGGCAACACGTTTTATGACGGACCCGCACGAGATGCGGGCGATGGCGGGCCGCTTCGAGGTGCACGCCCAGACGGTTGAGGACGAGGCCCGCAAGATGTGGGCGTCGTCGATGAACATCGCCGGCTCTGGCTGGAGTGGTCAGGCGCAGGCGACCTCGTACGACACCATGGGTCAGGTCAACCAGGCCTTCCGCAACATCGTCAACATGCTCCACGGGGTGCGCGACGGGCTGATCCGCGACGCCAACAACTACGAGCAGCAAGAGCAGGCCTCGCAGCAAATCCTCGGCAGCTAGCGCTAAAAACCGCGGCTGCGTACCATTCCAGACATTAGGAGAACACCGTTATGACAATCAATTACCAGTTCGGCGATGTCGACGCCCACGGTGCCTTGATCCGCGCCCAGGCCGCGTCTTTGGAGGCTGAGCACCAGGCCATCGTTCGTGATGTGCTTGCTGCGGGTGACTTCTGGGGCGGCGCCGGTTCGGTGGCCTGCCAGGAGTTCATCACCCAGTTGGGTCGCAACTTCCAGGTGATCTACGAGCAGGCCAACGCCCACGGGCAGAAGGTGCAGAGCGCCGGCAGCAACATGGCCAGCACCGACAGCGCCGTTGGGTCCAGCTGGGCCTAACCCCAACTTCAGGCGCGGCAGCACACCACACACCGGTGTGCTGCCGCGTCCTGCGGTTACCGTGCACTTTGAACCCTTGAGGTAGTGATGGACCAACAGACCGCCCGCACCGACATCACCGTTAACGTCGACGGTTTCTGGATGCTCCAGGCCCTTCTGGACATCCGGCACGTCGCGCCGGAGTTGCGCTGCCGGCCATTTGTTTCTACCGACTCGAGCGACTGGCTCAACGAGCATCCCGGCATGGCGGTGATGCGCGAGCAGGGCATCGTCGAAAACGATCAGGTGAATGAACATGTGGCCGCTCGGATGAGGGTGCTCGCCGCGCCGGACCTCGAGGTCATCGCCCTGCTGTCGCGGGGCAAGCTGCTCTACGGCGTGGTCGACGACGAAAACCAGCCACCCGGTTCGCGCGACATTCCCGACAACGAGTTCCGCGTGGTGCTCGCGCGTCGTGGTCAGCACTGGGTGTCGGCGGTACGCGTCGGCAGCGACATCACCGTCGACGACGTCGCCATCGCCGACAGCGCCTCGATCGCCTCCCTGGTCTTGGACGCGCTGGAGTCGATACACCACGCCGAGCCCGCGGCGATCAACGCGGTGAACGTGCCGCTGGAAGAGATGCTGGAAGCGACGAAGTCGTGGCAGGAGTCGGGCTTCAACGTGTTTTCCGGCGGTGACCTGCGGCGGATGGGCGTCAGCGCCGCCACCGTGGCCGCGCTGGGACAGGCCCTCTCGGATCCGGCTGCCGAGGTCGCGGTGTACGCGCGCCAATACCGGGACGATGCGAAGGGCCCCAGCGCCTCGGTGCTGTCGCTCAAAGACGGTTCCGGTGGCCGCATCGCCCTCTACCAGCAGGCGCGGACGGCCGGGTCGGGCGAAGCCTGGCTGGCCATCTGCCCGGCAACCCCCCAGTTGGTGCAGGTGGGCGTCAAGACCGTGCTGGACACGCTGCCCTACGGCGAGTGGAAAACCCACAGCAGGGTCTGACATTCGACGAAACATAAAGTTCACCAATGTCTTTGCACTCAACATGCGGTTGAGAAGCCAACACGGCATACTTCTCTAAGAGGTTCAGCAAATCTCTAACCACTGTCACCACAGGTTTAATCGCAAGGCGGGGTAGATGGAATTCGGAATAGTCGAGCTGCACTTTCCCGGGGGCCGCAGCCCCTCGGAAAGCGGGCCGGCGCACACCCTCGCCCGGCTGGCGGCGCGGGGTTACACGTTCACGACGGTAAGGGGTTCAGGGCGATGACTGCGGTTGTTGAAGCGCTACAGCCTGACGTTGAGGGAATTTCGCAGCCTCGGGCGGTCGTGGTCGGCGTCATGGCCGGCGCGGGCGTACAGATCGGCGTCCTGCTGGACGCCAACGCCCCCGTCTCGGTGATGACCGAGCCGCTGCTGAAGGTGGTGAACAGCCGCCTCAGGGAACTCGGCGAGACCCCGCTGGAGGCCACGGGCCGCGGCAGGTGGGCTCTCTGCCTCGTCGACGGCAGCCCCTTGCGGGCTACCCAGTCCCTGACCGAACAGGACGTCTACGACGGCGACCGGCTGTGGATCCGATTCATCCAGGACACCGAGCATCGCTCGCAGGTCATCGAGCACATCTCCACCGCCGTCGCGGCGGACCTTAGCAAGCGGTTCGCCGCGATCGACCCCGTCGTCGCGGTGCAGGTCGGCGCGTCGATGGTCGCCGCGGGCGTCACCGCCGCCTCGGGCTTGCTGCTCTGGTACCGGTGGCACCACAACTCCTGGATGCCGACGGCATACTCCGCGGTGATCGCCGCGGCGGTGCTGGGCGTTTCGCTGATGCTGCTGATGCGGGCACGCACCGATCAGGACCGCCGCATCGCCGACATCATGCTGCTGAGCGGCCTGACCCCGCTCACGGTCGCCGCCGCGGCGGCTCCCCCCGGGGGAGTCGGTTCCCCGCACGCGGTGTTGGGCTTCGGCGTGCTCACCATCGCCGCGATGCTCGCCGTGCGTTTCACCGGACGCCGGTTGGGGCTTTACACCGCGCTCATCACCGTCAGCGTGGTCACGGCGCTTGCGGCCCTGGCCCGCATGGTCGCGATGACCAGCGCCGTGACGCTGCTGACCAGCGTCGTCCTGGTGTGCGTGCTCGTGTACCACACCGCTCCGGCGCTCTCGCGCCGGTTGGCCGGCATCCGTCTGCCGGTGTTCCCCTCGGCGACCAGCCGGTGGGTGTTCGAGGCCCGGCCCGACCTGCCCACCACCGTGGTTCGCTCCGACGGTGGACCCCCGGTGCTCGAGGGGCCCGCGTCCGTCCGCGACGTCTTGGTGCAGGCCGAGCGCGCCCGTTCCTTCTTGACGGGCCTGCTGATCGGGCTCGGTGTGCTGATGGTCGTCTCGTTGACGGCGTTGTCGGACCCCCACACCGGCCAGCGCTGGCTGCCGCTCCTGCTGGCCGGCTTCAGCGCCGGGTTCCTGATGCTGCGCGGACGCTCCTACGTCGACCGCTGGCAGGCGATCACCCTGGCCGTCACCGCCGTCCTCATCGTCGGAGCCGTGGTGGCGCGGTACGCGCTGGTGTTGCAGTCGCCCCTGGCGGTGTCCGTCAGCGCGGCGATCCTGGTTCTGCTGCCGGCGGCCGGCCTGACGTCCGCGGCCGTGGTGCCCAACACGATCTACAGCCCGCTGTTCCGCAAGTTCGTGGAATGGATCGAATACCTCTGCCTGATGCCGATCTTCCCGCTGGCATTGTGGTTGATGAATGTCTATGCAGCCATCCGCTACCGGTAGTAGCAAGGTGTGGCGAGGGCGCGCATCCGCTGCGGCCCTCGCCGCAGTCTTGCTCGCCTCAGGAGCACTGGCCGGCTTGCCGCCCGCCTCTGCGATCTCGCCGCCGACGATCGACCCGGGCGCGGTGCCGCCCGATGGTCCGCCCGGTCCGCCGGCGCCGATGAAACAGAACTCGTACTGCACCGAGGTCGGGGTGCTGCCGGGCACGGACTTCCGGTTGCAGCCCAAGTACATGGACATGCTGAACCTGCAGGAGGCATGGCAGTTCGGCCGTGGCGCCGGCGTGAAGGTGGCCGTGATCGACACCGGCGTGAGCCCGCACCCGAGGTTTCCCCACCTGATCCCCGGCGGTGACTACGTCATGGGCGGCGACGGGCTGTCGGACTGCGACGCGCACGGCACCATGGTCGCGTCGATGATCGGTGCCGCCCCGGCCAACGGCGCCGGGGTGCCACCGGCCGCGCCGCGCCGACCGGTGACCATTCCCACCACCGAACCGCCACCGAAAGCGCCGCCACCCCAGACGGTGACGCTGTCGCCGTTGCCGCAGACCGTGACGATGGTTCCCCCGTCTCCGCAGGATCAACAACCGGCTCCGGGACCGTTCGGGCTGCCACCGCCAGCGCCGCCGCCGGCGCCCGCGGGCCCACCACCGGGACCACCGCAAGGCGGGCAGGCCCCGGCGGGCAGCCACGGCGGCGGCACGGTGACGATACCGAGCTACGCCGGCGGCGGCCACGTGGTCCGGGTCGACCACCCGCGCCCGCTCGACCCACCGCCACCTCCACCCCCGCCGCCACCGGCGCCGACTGCGGGTCCCGACGCGTTCAGCGGCATCGCACCGGACGTCGACATCATCGCGATTCGCCAGTCCAGCCAGGCCTTCGGTCTCAAGGACGCCTACACCGGCGACGAGGACCCGCAGACCAGGGCGAAGATCGACGACGTTCAGACGATGGCGCGGGCGATCGTCCACGCCGCCAACATGGGCGCACAGGTGATCAACATCTCGGATGTGACCTGCATGAGCGCGCGCAACATCATTGACCAGCGCGCGCTGGGCGCCGCGGTGCGCTACGCGGCGGTCGACAAGAACGCGGTCATCGTGGCCGCGGCCGGCGACACCAGCAAGAAGGACTGCAAGCAGAACCCGCCCCATGATCCGTTGCAGCCCAACGACCCTCGCAACTGGAATGCCGTCACCACCGTCGTGACGCCGTCCTGGTTCAGCGACTACGTGCTGACGGTCGGTGCGGTCGACGAAGACGGTCGGCCGTTGACCCAGGGCAACCAGGGTCAAGCATCGACGAGCGTGGCCGGCCCGTGGGTGGGCATCGCCGCACCGGGCACCGACGTGGTCGGGCTATCCCCCCGGGACGACGGCGTCGTCAACGCGATCGACGGACCGGACAACACGCTGCTGGTTCCGTCGGGCACCAGCTTCTCGGCGGCGATCGTGTCCGGCGTCGCCGCGCTCGTTCGCGCCAAGTTCCCCCAACTGTCGGCATACCAGGTCATCAACCGGTTGACCCGCACCGCACGCGCACCCGCGCGCGGCGTGGACAACCAGATCGGCCACGGCATCGTCGACCCGGTGGCGGCGCTGACGTGGGACGTGCCCGACGGGCCGCTCAAGCCGCCACAGCAGCTTTCGGCGCCGCTCAACATTCCGAAGCCGGCCCCGCCCCGGGATATGGTGCCGGTGTGGGTGGCCGCCGGGGGCTTGCTCGGGGCGCTGTTGATCGGTGGGGGCGTGTTTGGTACGGCGATGCTGATGAAGCGATCGCGGAAGCAGCAATGAGGGCGGAGCAGCAACGGTCATGAAAGCTCAGCGCAGATTCGGGTTGTCGTTGTCGTGGCCACGGGTCACGGCGGTGTTCCTGGTCGACATCGCGATCATGGTGGTGGCCAGCCACTGCCCGGAGTCGTGGCAGGGCACCTATCGCATCGCGTTCTGGGTGGGTGTCGGTCTCGCGGCGTTGATCGCGCTCTTCTCGCTGGTCACCTACCACGGCATCACCGTGACGTCAGGTCTGGGGACCTGGCTGTGGGACTGGTCCGCCGATCCGGGCACGGCCCTGGGCGCGGGCTGCACGCCGGCGCTGGACTACCAGCGCCGATTCGGGCGCGACAAGGTCGGCGTGCGCGAGTACGAGGGCCAGCTGGTGACCGTGATCGCCGTCAACGGCGGCGAGGACGACCCCGCGTCGCGTCACCGCCACCGCGCGGCGCCGCCCACCCTGCTGGTGCAGGCGGTGGCTGACGGGTTGCGGCAGTTCGACATTCACCTCGACGACGTCGACATCGTGTCGGTCAAGGTGCGCCGTGGCGGCAACGCCGCCGAGTTGTCCAAGCTCGACGACTGGGGCCCCGAGGAGTGGGAGGTCGCCAACGGTGAGCCCACCTCGTACGTCCGCCGAACCTGGCTGGTGTTGCGGATGAACCCGCAGCGCAACATCGCCGCGGTCGCGGTCCGCGATTCGCTGGCCTCGACGTTGGTGGCGGCCACCGAGCGGCTTGCCCAGGATCTCGACGGACTGACCTGTGCCGCAAAGCCGTTGACCGCCGAGGAGCTGGCCGGGGTCGACCGCGCGGTGCTGGCAGACCTGGAGCCGACGTGGAGCCGGCCCGGCTGGCGTCACCTCAAGCATTTCAACGGCTTCACGACCAGCTTCTGGGTGACGCCCTCCGACATCACCACCGACACGCTCGACGAGCTGTGGCAGGCCGACACGGCGGCCACCGTGCTGACAGTGAGGCTGACCGCGCGAGCGGGCCGGCCGCAGGTCTCGGCCTGGGTGCGCTACCACACCGAGAAGCGGCTGCCCCGAGACGTGTCGGCCGGCCTCAACCGCCTCACGGGGCGTCAGCTGGCCGCGGTCCGCGCCAGCCTGCCCGCCCCGGCACCACGCGCCCCGCTCGTCGTGCCGAGCCGCGGACTGCGTGACGACGACGACTTGGTGCTGTCGGTCGATCAGCTGCGAGGGAGCCCGGCCGGCGCGCCTGTAGCGCAATGACGCGGCCACAATCAACCGCTGAGGGCGCCCGCAATGCGATGGTCGCCGGCCTGTTGGCATCCGGGATATCGGTCAACGGGCTGCAACCGAGTCACAACCCGCAGGTGGCGTCGCAGATGTTCACCACGGCCAGCAACCTGGACCCTGGGATGTGCGACGCCTGGCTCGCACGGTTGCTGGCGGGGGAGCGCAGCATCGAGGTACTCGCCGGCGCCTGGGCGTCGATCCGGACGTTCGGGTGGGAGACCCGCCGGCTCGGGGTCACCGATCTGCACTTCCGCCCCCAGGTCTCCGACGGGCTGTTCCTGCAGCTGGCAGTCACCAGCGTCGAGTCGCTCGCGTGTGCGTACGCCGCCGTTCTCGCGGAGGCCAAGCGCTACGAGGAGGCCTCGGAGCTGCTCGACGGGGTCGAACCCCGCCAGCCCTTCGAGCAGGAGCTGGTGGACTACGTGCGGGGCGTGCTGTATTTCCGCACCGGCCGGTGGCCGGACGTGCTCAATCAGTTCCCGGAGGGCAAGGTCTGGCGTCAGCCCGAACTGAAGGCCGCCGGTGCGGCGATGGCAACGACCGCGCTGGCTTCGCTCGGCGTCTTCGAGGAGGCGATCCGGCGAGGCAAGGACGCGATCGAAGGAGACCGAGTCCCGGGCGCGGCCAACATCGCCCTGTACACCCAGGGGATGTGCTTGCGGCATCTCGGCCGCGAGGAAGAGGCCGTCGAACTGTTGCGCCGGGTGTATTCGCGCGATCCGAAGTTCAGCCCGGCCCGTGAAGCGCTGGACAACCCGAACTTTCGACTGGTCTTGACCGACCCGGAAACCATCGAGGCGCGCACGGATCCGTGGGACGCGGACAGCGCGCCGACCCGGGCCGAGACCGAGGCCGCTCGCCATGCCGAGGAGGCCGCACGATACCTCGCCGAGGGTGACGCCGAACTCAACGCGATGCTGGGCATGGA includes:
- the eccD gene encoding type VII secretion integral membrane protein EccD; protein product: MTAVVEALQPDVEGISQPRAVVVGVMAGAGVQIGVLLDANAPVSVMTEPLLKVVNSRLRELGETPLEATGRGRWALCLVDGSPLRATQSLTEQDVYDGDRLWIRFIQDTEHRSQVIEHISTAVAADLSKRFAAIDPVVAVQVGASMVAAGVTAASGLLLWYRWHHNSWMPTAYSAVIAAAVLGVSLMLLMRARTDQDRRIADIMLLSGLTPLTVAAAAAPPGGVGSPHAVLGFGVLTIAAMLAVRFTGRRLGLYTALITVSVVTALAALARMVAMTSAVTLLTSVVLVCVLVYHTAPALSRRLAGIRLPVFPSATSRWVFEARPDLPTTVVRSDGGPPVLEGPASVRDVLVQAERARSFLTGLLIGLGVLMVVSLTALSDPHTGQRWLPLLLAGFSAGFLMLRGRSYVDRWQAITLAVTAVLIVGAVVARYALVLQSPLAVSVSAAILVLLPAAGLTSAAVVPNTIYSPLFRKFVEWIEYLCLMPIFPLALWLMNVYAAIRYR
- a CDS encoding WXG100 family type VII secretion target, which produces MATRFMTDPHEMRAMAGRFEVHAQTVEDEARKMWASSMNIAGSGWSGQAQATSYDTMGQVNQAFRNIVNMLHGVRDGLIRDANNYEQQEQASQQILGS
- a CDS encoding PPE family protein, which produces MFDFGAFPPEFNSARIYSGPGSGSLMTAASAWNSVAAESNAAASSYDALITALSSEEWLGPASGAMAAAVQPYLDWLTATAAQAELAATQAQAAAAAYETALASSVPPPVIAANRAQTSQLTVTNVLGQNTPMIAQLEAQYGEYWAQDAGAMYSYAAQSATATKSLSTFQSAPKITNDAGTATQAGTVARTTASTAAGNTANTAQNAATTTATAAPQLAAATTQTDPFSEIWFLLTGQSVLPTNLGALVNGYTPFAGLFYNTEGLPYFSVGMGNFGVQMAKTLGVIGGAAPAAAKALPGLGGLGGLLGGGAGAVHPAAAIGGAASIGGKLSVPVAWTGGPAIPAMTHSAIPVSAISAAPEAGGPGNLLGGMPLAGVGSGTHAGAGPRYGFRPTVMARPPFAG
- a CDS encoding PE family protein: MSFVTTQPEALAAAAGNLQAIGSTLSAQNAAAAAPTTGVVPAAADEVSALTAAQFAAHAQMYQAVSAQAAAIHEAFVNTLSMSSGSYAATEAANAAAAG
- the eccA gene encoding type VII secretion AAA-ATPase EccA; amino-acid sequence: MTRPQSTAEGARNAMVAGLLASGISVNGLQPSHNPQVASQMFTTASNLDPGMCDAWLARLLAGERSIEVLAGAWASIRTFGWETRRLGVTDLHFRPQVSDGLFLQLAVTSVESLACAYAAVLAEAKRYEEASELLDGVEPRQPFEQELVDYVRGVLYFRTGRWPDVLNQFPEGKVWRQPELKAAGAAMATTALASLGVFEEAIRRGKDAIEGDRVPGAANIALYTQGMCLRHLGREEEAVELLRRVYSRDPKFSPAREALDNPNFRLVLTDPETIEARTDPWDADSAPTRAETEAARHAEEAARYLAEGDAELNAMLGMERAKREIKLIKATTKVNLARAKMGLPVPVTSRHTLLLGPPGTGKTSVARAFSKQLCGLTVLRKPVVVETSRTKLLGRYMADAEKNTEEMLEEALGGAVFFDEMHTLHEKGYQQGDPYGNAIINTLLLYMENHRDELVVFGAGYAKAMEKMLDVNQGLRRRFSTVIEFFSYTPDELVALTRLMGQENEDVITEEAAQSLLPSYTRFYLDESYSEDGDLIRGIDTLGNAGFVRNVVEKARDHRSFRLDDEDLDAVLASDVTEFTERQLLRFKELTHEDLAEGLSAAVAENKTT
- the eccE gene encoding type VII secretion protein EccE: MKAQRRFGLSLSWPRVTAVFLVDIAIMVVASHCPESWQGTYRIAFWVGVGLAALIALFSLVTYHGITVTSGLGTWLWDWSADPGTALGAGCTPALDYQRRFGRDKVGVREYEGQLVTVIAVNGGEDDPASRHRHRAAPPTLLVQAVADGLRQFDIHLDDVDIVSVKVRRGGNAAELSKLDDWGPEEWEVANGEPTSYVRRTWLVLRMNPQRNIAAVAVRDSLASTLVAATERLAQDLDGLTCAAKPLTAEELAGVDRAVLADLEPTWSRPGWRHLKHFNGFTTSFWVTPSDITTDTLDELWQADTAATVLTVRLTARAGRPQVSAWVRYHTEKRLPRDVSAGLNRLTGRQLAAVRASLPAPAPRAPLVVPSRGLRDDDDLVLSVDQLRGSPAGAPVAQ
- a CDS encoding type VII secretion-associated serine protease mycosin; amino-acid sequence: MQPSATGSSKVWRGRASAAALAAVLLASGALAGLPPASAISPPTIDPGAVPPDGPPGPPAPMKQNSYCTEVGVLPGTDFRLQPKYMDMLNLQEAWQFGRGAGVKVAVIDTGVSPHPRFPHLIPGGDYVMGGDGLSDCDAHGTMVASMIGAAPANGAGVPPAAPRRPVTIPTTEPPPKAPPPQTVTLSPLPQTVTMVPPSPQDQQPAPGPFGLPPPAPPPAPAGPPPGPPQGGQAPAGSHGGGTVTIPSYAGGGHVVRVDHPRPLDPPPPPPPPPPAPTAGPDAFSGIAPDVDIIAIRQSSQAFGLKDAYTGDEDPQTRAKIDDVQTMARAIVHAANMGAQVINISDVTCMSARNIIDQRALGAAVRYAAVDKNAVIVAAAGDTSKKDCKQNPPHDPLQPNDPRNWNAVTTVVTPSWFSDYVLTVGAVDEDGRPLTQGNQGQASTSVAGPWVGIAAPGTDVVGLSPRDDGVVNAIDGPDNTLLVPSGTSFSAAIVSGVAALVRAKFPQLSAYQVINRLTRTARAPARGVDNQIGHGIVDPVAALTWDVPDGPLKPPQQLSAPLNIPKPAPPRDMVPVWVAAGGLLGALLIGGGVFGTAMLMKRSRKQQ
- a CDS encoding ESX secretion-associated protein EspG, translated to MDQQTARTDITVNVDGFWMLQALLDIRHVAPELRCRPFVSTDSSDWLNEHPGMAVMREQGIVENDQVNEHVAARMRVLAAPDLEVIALLSRGKLLYGVVDDENQPPGSRDIPDNEFRVVLARRGQHWVSAVRVGSDITVDDVAIADSASIASLVLDALESIHHAEPAAINAVNVPLEEMLEATKSWQESGFNVFSGGDLRRMGVSAATVAALGQALSDPAAEVAVYARQYRDDAKGPSASVLSLKDGSGGRIALYQQARTAGSGEAWLAICPATPQLVQVGVKTVLDTLPYGEWKTHSRV
- a CDS encoding WXG100 family type VII secretion target, which translates into the protein MTINYQFGDVDAHGALIRAQAASLEAEHQAIVRDVLAAGDFWGGAGSVACQEFITQLGRNFQVIYEQANAHGQKVQSAGSNMASTDSAVGSSWA